The Thermus oshimai DSM 12092 genomic interval CTTGGGGGTGATGAGGAGCACCAGCTCCGTCCAGTACTCCCTCCGGCGGGACTCCACCACCACCCCCAGCTTTTCTTTGGCCGGCACCTGGCCCGTCATACCTGGAGGATCCTCATGTACTTCCACCAGCGCTCCTCAGGAAGCCTTTCTCTTAACCGTTCCATGATGGCCCTTCTCAGCTTTTGCGAGAGCCCCTCTCCAATGGAGGCCCGGCCGTGGGCTTCCTGCAGATACCCCACAGAGCCTCCGAAAAGGGCGCTCCTGGCCTCCTTTAGGACAGCGCCTATGGTCTTTACGCCTTCCTCGTCCACCCTCTCGGGAATGTCCAGAACCGCCACCGCCTGGCCCGGTTCCAGGGTTTCCTCAAAGAGGCGCAGGACATACCGCCTGCCCAGGCTGAAGGTCTGCTCCGCTTCCGCGTTCCATTGGCGCTCGTACTTGTAGGCCTCTTTCATGAGTTCCTCAGGCACACGGATGAGGAAGCGGCCATGCCCCAGCCGGTTTGCCTGGTCTTCCAGCCACTCCGAGATGACCAGGGAGATAAGGCCCTCCTGCACCATCCGGGAGCGCTTGGAAACACCCACGATAAGGGCCCCGCTTTGGGCAAAGTAGTCCTTCAGCTTCTTCCTGAAGCTGTTCTCCACCCCGGTCTGGGCCAGGCGGCCGTCCTTGATGAGGAGAAGCCGGGAAGGCCCCACAGCCCCGGAGAAGCCTTCCAGTATCCAGACCATATACGCCCACTCCAGGACCTCTCTCAAGACCCGGGTAAAACCTTCCAGATCCTTCTGGTAGTACGTCCCGAGGTCCTGGAGCCCAATCTTCGTCCTCCGGGAGAAGACCTGGAGGATCTCCCCTACAGCCCCCCATTCCCCCGAAAACCGGGCCCTCATGGCCTCCCGGGCCCTCTCCCGAAACCCATCCGCTTCTCCTAGGCCTAAGAGGGCCGGAGGGGCGATCTGATCCTCGACGGGAGGGAAGCGGAGCTCCTTTCCGCGCCCTCCCCAGGGAAAGGGCGAGGCGGAAACCCGCACCAACCCTATGGAGAGGAAGGGGTGTTCCCGGAAAAGGATGGACTGCCCTCCATCTACGGCTATGGCCACGGGGATCGGAGGATCTTGGGGGAGGTCAAAGGGGATGACATCCTCCTCCTTCAGGGTCTTTGAGAGATCCTCTACCTTGTCAAAGAACCTGCAGTAAGCATCCACCACCCCTTCGTCTATCCGCTCCAAAAACCTCTCTACCCCGAACGGATTGGAGGGCTCTCCCGCGTAGGGCATTGTCCACCCAAGAACAGGGTAGCACGTCTAGCCGTACCGGTTCCCGTATTTGGGCATCCGCCAGTAGCGCCCGATGAGGGCCCTCTCCTCCTCCGAAAGGAGGGGAAGCCCGGTGGAAGCCTGCAGGGCCTCGAGGCGCTCCAGGATGGCCCGCCTGGCCCCTAGGGTCAGCCTGCCCGGAACCCCATTCGGGCGAAGAACCCGGTTTTCGGGCCGGGCGCAGAACTCCAGGAGCCAGGTTCTGAACTCCAGGAGGGGGCGGTACCGCTCCCCATCCCGGGTGGCCGCGATTCTGGCCAGGGCCTTCTCCTGGCGCACCACCGTGCAGGCCCAGCACCCGAAGCGGGTGTCCCGGCCCCCGTAGACCCCCTCGAGGCCCCCCGTGGGGTAGCCCCAGGAGGGGGCCACGTAGTTGAGGAAATCCCACACCTGGCACTCCCGCCAGAAGGCGATGGGGGCCAGGTAGAGGGCCCCGAGGCGATGGCTCTCCTCAAACCAGACCCCCTGGCCGCACTCTCCACCCCGGGAGCAGGAGAGGTGGAGGCGGGCATCCCGCGCGTCCGACTCCCCGAACCGCACCCCCGTGAGGATGACCGGTTTCCCCCCAAGCCCCCGGACGATGCCGTCCATGGGGGCCACCTTGAGCCGCTTGGTGCACCACCGGAACCGGTTGTGGGGTGGGGGGTAGCCCTTCCCGATGACCTGCACCCAGAAGCTCTCCTCGGGGCGGGGCCGGGCGATGTGCACCCTGAGGGGCGGGTGGAGCCTCCCGAGGGCCTCGAGGAAGGAGAGGGCGTGGGCGTGGAGGGTGGGGATCTCCAGCCCCGTGTCCGCGTAAATCAGGTGGGCCTCTCCAGGATAACCCTTGCTCTTTAGCCATTCAAGTGTCAAAACGGCAAGGGCGGTGGAGTCCTTCCCCCCGGAGTAGGTGAGAACCCAGCGGTCCACCCCCCGGGAGAGGGCCCCCTCCAGGGCCCGGTGGGCCAGGGCCACCGCCTCCTTGAGATCCCCCCCAGACAGGGCCTCCAGGGGAGAGGGGAGGAGGGCCTCAAGGGGAATCGCGCTCATGCCCCTTCTCCTAGGGTGCCGAAGACCCTACTCAGGGTAGGCTCCACCTCACGGAAGACCCCCACCGTTTCCACCGCCGCCCGCACCGCCCGCCCGATGTGCTCCAGGAGCCAACGGGGATTCCCCTCTTCCCTTAGAAGCTTGTTGGGATCCCAGACGATGGCGGGGCCCTTGCCCTGGGGCACCTTCTCCTCCACCTTGAAGTACCGGACGATCCAGGTGAGGGGGTCGTACCCCCCGGGTTGCCAGAGGAAGGCCTCCTGGGGAATCCCCTTGAGTTCCACCCACTCGTTATACTGGAGGGTTCCCTTCTCCCTGTCCAGCCTCATTCGCTCCACCCGGTAGCGGTCGTAGGGATCCTCGGGGGCCTTGGGATCCACCTCCTCCACCAGGGGGTAGGGGTCAAGGCCCTCGTACTCTGCGTGGAGCTTCAGGAGCTTCTTCCCCGCCTCGACCAGGGCCCGGAAGTCTTCAGGGGCCCCGGGAAGGGGGAGCCGGGGCAGGCCGCCCTGTTTGAGGTCCTCCGCGAAGGTTTCCGCGTAGAGGGGGTGGGAAAGGACGGCGTAGACAAAGGCGAAGAGATCCTCAGGGGACACGTCCCCATAACGTTCCTTGAAGAGCTTTAGGGCTTCTGCCTTGATGTTGGAGCGCTTTTCTAGGGTTGGGTTTGAGGCATCCCCAAGGGTAAAGGCGGGTTCGTAGACGTAAAGGGGGAAGAGCTGGGTGCGGGTGACGAAGTCTAGGCTAACAACCACCTTTGTAGCCAAGGCAATGCTCCCTTGGGCTGTTCCTTGGCTGACCCCTATGGCTACGTTCTCCACTTCGGGGGTGGGCCACATGCGGGGGGTTTGGTAGACGCTGTTGTTGAATAACTCGCTGAAGTAAAGCCAGAGGGGCACGAAAGGTCGGTAGTTTGACCGATAGATCCTTTCCCGTTCGTAAGCTTCGGCTTTGCCCCTCAAAAGATCTGCTTTGAGAAATCCATCCCACTTGATGAGGCTTTCGTCTTTCTTATCGGTTTTATCGTTCTCAATCTTCTCTTCTAGATTCTTCTCGGTGATCTCTCCCCTCTTTACCCTCTCCAGGTAGGCCTCGTAGGTGGCGATGAATCGCCTCATATGGCGCTCCAGCTCCGCCCTAGAGGGGTTGAAGGTGTAGGCATCACGGTTAGTTTTCACTCCACCAGATCGCACCTCGAACACCTTCTCCGCCGGTACCATTTGCTCCCATGCCCCGCTGGCCTGCCCCAGCCACTCCTCCAGGGGTACCTCCCGCCAGGGGGTACCAAGGACGGAGCCGCGCTCTTCGACCTCCTTCAGTTTGGCCTCCGCCGAAAGCCTGTCCCTCACCCGGTAGAGGAAGACCTTACCCCGCTCCTGGTGGTCTTTGCGTTTGACCAGGAGGAGGAGGCAAATTCCCGAACGGGTCAGGTTGCCAAATGGGTTTCCCCCCTCATTTCTCCGTTCCTCCCCTTTGGTTCTCGCATCCCCCCGAAGATCGTAGACATA includes:
- a CDS encoding phosphoadenosine phosphosulfate reductase family protein, with amino-acid sequence MSAIPLEALLPSPLEALSGGDLKEAVALAHRALEGALSRGVDRWVLTYSGGKDSTALAVLTLEWLKSKGYPGEAHLIYADTGLEIPTLHAHALSFLEALGRLHPPLRVHIARPRPEESFWVQVIGKGYPPPHNRFRWCTKRLKVAPMDGIVRGLGGKPVILTGVRFGESDARDARLHLSCSRGGECGQGVWFEESHRLGALYLAPIAFWRECQVWDFLNYVAPSWGYPTGGLEGVYGGRDTRFGCWACTVVRQEKALARIAATRDGERYRPLLEFRTWLLEFCARPENRVLRPNGVPGRLTLGARRAILERLEALQASTGLPLLSEEERALIGRYWRMPKYGNRYG